Proteins encoded in a region of the Mesoflavibacter profundi genome:
- the ygiD gene encoding 4,5-DOPA-extradiol-dioxygenase yields the protein MNRKDFIINLGLTSAAIPMVTSLNSLEKLSSTFKSTKRMPVFFLGHGSPMNGIEDNQFVQGFKKQGELLEKPNSIIVISAHWETKGTKVTAMEFPKTIHDFGGFPKALYEVQYPAPGHPELAKEISTIVQPEDTVHLDHQWGLDHGAWTVVKHMFPKADVPVIQLSLDFTLNGQQHFDLAQQLNRLRDKGVLIVGSGNMVHNLRRLEWSKINDNYGYDWAIEANTKMKEWILSSNHKQLIDFKNQTQAFNLAIPTPEHYLPLIYVMAMANNKDEKLLFNDQYLGGSLSMTSVKIG from the coding sequence ATGAATCGTAAAGATTTTATAATAAATTTAGGCTTAACAAGCGCAGCAATACCAATGGTAACTTCTTTAAATTCTTTAGAAAAATTATCTAGTACGTTTAAATCTACAAAACGAATGCCTGTCTTTTTTTTAGGACACGGTTCGCCTATGAACGGAATTGAGGATAATCAATTTGTTCAAGGATTTAAAAAACAAGGAGAATTATTAGAAAAACCAAACTCAATTATTGTTATATCGGCACATTGGGAAACAAAAGGAACAAAAGTGACTGCAATGGAGTTTCCAAAGACGATTCATGATTTTGGAGGTTTTCCTAAAGCGCTTTATGAAGTACAATATCCTGCTCCAGGACATCCAGAATTGGCTAAGGAGATTTCTACCATAGTACAACCTGAAGATACAGTACATTTAGACCATCAATGGGGATTAGATCATGGTGCTTGGACCGTAGTAAAACATATGTTTCCAAAAGCAGATGTGCCTGTTATACAGTTAAGTTTAGATTTCACACTAAACGGACAACAGCATTTTGATTTAGCACAACAGTTAAACCGATTAAGAGATAAAGGAGTTTTAATTGTAGGTAGTGGTAATATGGTGCATAATTTAAGACGTTTAGAATGGTCAAAAATTAATGATAATTATGGTTACGATTGGGCAATAGAAGCTAATACAAAAATGAAAGAATGGATTTTAAGTAGTAACCATAAACAGTTAATAGATTTTAAAAATCAAACGCAAGCATTTAATTTAGCCATACCAACACCAGAACATTATTTACCATTAATTTATGTAATGGCTATGGCAAACAATAAAGATGAAAAACTACTATTTAACGATCAGTATTTAGGAGGATCTTTATCTATGACTAGTGTAAAAATTGGTTAG
- a CDS encoding amidohydrolase family protein, with amino-acid sequence MKILKKIFKVFLALILLLVLSLLIIVAVDNNNTSYLKVNNNPTAKNNSYIIKNVNVIPMHIDTVLTNKMVYVKEGVIQQIADHIKVENIEIFDGQQKYLSPGLIDMHVHIWDKYELGLYLSNGVTSVRNVWGMPMHLRFKELINKDEILAPNFYTTGPKLTGPEFIGDDNLNLISPEQAKENIKRYKEKGYDFIKTYYGLSEDIFDAVLEQTQASDMDIVAHPSQKVPYSYHFNPQIKSIEHAEDIVQQPLEYTLDTVKLKAVISNFSNHKNTHFCPTLTVYNNIYQMIIDDQILSSEGLAYMNPLLKEVDSKAQFDRWQNTKLRDENIETTIKKQHDFHLKIIKELNNADGVIICGTDAGIGVTLPGFSLHKELAFYKEAGLSNYEVLKTATINASKTHKIMNNLGSIEVGKTANFILTKDNPLSDLSTLQKPSLVFIRGRKLDRQQLNNFNQKAKNRSNLIATGLRYAENMLFEM; translated from the coding sequence ATGAAAATTCTAAAAAAAATCTTTAAGGTTTTTTTAGCCTTAATCTTACTATTAGTTCTATCGCTTTTAATTATTGTAGCTGTAGATAATAACAATACAAGTTATTTAAAAGTAAATAACAATCCAACAGCAAAAAATAACTCTTACATTATAAAGAACGTAAATGTTATCCCAATGCATATAGATACTGTTTTGACAAATAAAATGGTATATGTAAAAGAAGGTGTAATCCAACAAATAGCAGATCATATAAAAGTTGAAAACATAGAAATTTTTGATGGGCAACAAAAGTATTTGTCGCCAGGTTTAATAGATATGCACGTTCATATTTGGGATAAATATGAGCTTGGACTGTATCTTTCTAACGGTGTAACATCAGTTAGAAATGTTTGGGGAATGCCAATGCATCTAAGATTTAAAGAGTTAATAAATAAAGACGAAATTTTAGCACCTAACTTTTATACAACGGGACCAAAATTAACAGGACCAGAATTTATAGGTGACGATAACTTAAACTTGATATCGCCAGAGCAAGCCAAAGAAAATATAAAACGATACAAAGAAAAAGGGTATGATTTTATAAAAACTTACTATGGGTTATCTGAAGATATTTTTGATGCAGTTTTAGAACAAACACAAGCATCGGATATGGATATTGTGGCTCATCCATCACAAAAAGTGCCTTATAGTTATCATTTTAATCCGCAGATTAAATCTATTGAACATGCAGAAGATATTGTACAACAACCTTTAGAATATACTTTAGACACGGTAAAGTTAAAAGCGGTTATTAGTAATTTTTCAAATCATAAAAACACGCACTTTTGTCCAACATTAACCGTTTACAATAACATTTATCAAATGATTATTGATGATCAAATTTTATCTTCAGAAGGACTAGCTTACATGAATCCTTTACTGAAAGAAGTAGATAGTAAAGCACAATTTGATAGATGGCAAAACACTAAATTAAGAGATGAAAACATTGAAACCACTATCAAGAAACAACATGATTTTCATTTAAAAATTATAAAAGAACTTAATAATGCTGATGGTGTAATTATTTGTGGTACCGATGCTGGAATTGGCGTCACTTTACCAGGCTTTTCCTTACATAAGGAATTAGCATTTTATAAAGAGGCAGGATTATCAAATTACGAAGTGTTAAAAACCGCTACAATAAATGCCTCAAAAACACACAAAATAATGAATAATTTAGGAAGTATTGAAGTTGGTAAAACAGCAAACTTTATACTTACTAAAGATAATCCATTATCAGATTTGTCAACGCTACAAAAACCAAGTTTAGTCTTTATAAGAGGAAGAAAATTAGATAGACAACAACTTAACAACTTTAACCAAAAAGCAAAAAACCGAAGTAATTTAATAGCTACGGGTTTACGTTACGCAGAAAATATGTTATTTGAAATGTAA
- a CDS encoding DUF305 domain-containing protein yields the protein MKSEYTKFLLMLICSAISMYITMYFNTYQLDHVFFSWTRMYMTFIGIGGMSIIMFLFMQHMYKNKSKNIIIVLGSLFLMAVSTFMVRNQIPVNDVKWMKAMIPHHSIAILTSNNANFKDPEVKKLAEEIIKAQEKEIKQMKAMIKRLEEKK from the coding sequence ATGAAATCTGAGTACACCAAATTTTTATTAATGCTTATCTGTTCTGCAATTTCAATGTACATTACTATGTACTTTAATACATATCAACTTGATCACGTATTTTTTAGTTGGACACGAATGTATATGACATTTATAGGTATTGGAGGAATGTCTATAATTATGTTTTTATTCATGCAACATATGTATAAAAATAAATCTAAAAATATAATAATAGTTTTAGGTAGTTTGTTTCTAATGGCAGTATCTACTTTTATGGTAAGAAATCAGATACCTGTAAATGACGTTAAGTGGATGAAAGCTATGATTCCTCATCATTCGATTGCAATTCTTACAAGTAATAATGCCAATTTTAAAGATCCTGAAGTAAAAAAATTAGCAGAAGAAATTATAAAAGCTCAAGAGAAAGAAATAAAACAGATGAAAGCAATGATAAAACGATTGGAAGAAAAAAAGTGA
- a CDS encoding T9SS type B sorting domain-containing protein — MLIKTNIFKWCIVILFTATVHSQNESANWYFGDNAGLNFNSSNPTPLIDGALNTKEGCATISDPLGNLLFYTDGKTVYDRNHNIMPNGTGLMGDSSSTESAIIIPKPGSSSKFYIFTTDKPSYFLTPNDPIDGLNFSEVDMQLNNGYGDIIVSTKNTHLITYNPNDAEQNEYKNSEKLTAVSHDNGLDVWVITQFMNKFYSFLVTPNGVETSPVVSTVTQTVFPRINDDGANITAIGYLKVSPDGKKIAIAHSSTSLGSPTTGQRKSGKVLIYDFNNSTGYVTNEELILDNTYPYGVEFSPNSKILYVTASKFDIDNIFISSDLLQYNLESNNIPNSKLIINTSTNVAGALQLAIDGKIYRAGYVIFGSGTHLSVINNPNVLSSSCNYSHNSVFLNNKTAQIGLPPFIQSIFKFSFNYENVCLNESTHFLITSEDPYDSVFWDFGDGTTSNLEEPIHNYSQAGIYTVSLTMTINGIDYEPLIKQVQIVEAPQVIQNEYELTECDLYDNNSNDGITQFNLQSANPYLVTNSTSNFNVFYYNSLNEAINDINNTSALPNIYENQFNNELIYAKVVTPNTNCYNIVNVRLKTTQAINLGQFYLESCDIDYTNTGLFNLNEIRNQILNTVNLQGQITINFYENLDDAYNMTNQLPDSYEANNSNIIIDIKNNNVCYGTGFLQLTVNDFPYLENQVIEVCGSNYPITIDSGIDYNLINDYSFSWNTNQTTSNISITNPGNYSVSVINNITNCNKIINITVNNIAAPIIQDVIIEDYNITILLDNLNEDYLFAIDDPNGNFQSSNYFVNVSPGNHTIYIKDEFNCNNLSIPIKVIGFPKYFTPNNDNINDFWNVKGLDLNNGNPVLSIYNRFGKLIYSFNPLNNIGWDGTYNNQYLPTDDYWFLLEIPNNEYYSGHFTLKR, encoded by the coding sequence TTGCTTATAAAAACTAACATATTTAAATGGTGTATAGTAATTCTATTCACCGCTACGGTTCATTCTCAAAATGAATCTGCTAACTGGTATTTTGGAGATAATGCAGGTTTAAACTTTAATTCCTCCAATCCTACTCCTTTAATTGATGGAGCTTTAAATACAAAAGAAGGTTGCGCAACAATATCTGACCCATTAGGAAATCTATTATTCTATACAGATGGAAAGACTGTTTATGATAGAAATCATAATATTATGCCTAATGGTACTGGTTTAATGGGTGATAGTTCAAGTACAGAATCTGCTATTATAATTCCCAAGCCTGGATCTTCTTCTAAATTTTACATTTTCACTACAGATAAACCTAGTTATTTTTTAACACCAAACGATCCTATAGATGGTTTAAATTTTTCTGAAGTAGATATGCAACTAAATAATGGTTATGGAGATATAATAGTTTCTACTAAAAATACTCATCTAATTACTTATAATCCAAATGATGCAGAGCAAAACGAGTATAAAAATTCTGAAAAATTAACCGCTGTATCGCATGATAATGGTTTAGATGTTTGGGTAATTACCCAATTTATGAATAAATTCTATTCCTTTTTAGTTACACCTAATGGTGTAGAAACTTCTCCTGTTGTATCTACAGTAACCCAAACGGTATTTCCTAGAATTAATGATGATGGCGCCAATATTACAGCTATTGGTTATTTAAAAGTGTCTCCTGATGGCAAAAAAATTGCAATAGCGCATAGCTCTACCTCATTAGGAAGTCCTACAACAGGACAAAGAAAATCAGGAAAAGTACTAATATATGATTTTAATAATTCTACTGGATATGTGACTAATGAAGAATTGATTTTGGATAACACTTACCCTTATGGTGTTGAGTTTTCTCCTAATTCAAAAATATTATATGTAACAGCTTCTAAATTTGATATAGATAATATATTTATAAGCAGTGATCTTTTACAATATAATCTAGAGTCTAACAACATTCCTAACAGTAAACTAATTATAAACACATCAACAAACGTCGCTGGTGCTTTACAACTTGCAATAGACGGTAAAATTTACAGAGCAGGATATGTAATTTTTGGTTCTGGTACTCATCTTTCTGTAATTAATAATCCAAACGTACTTTCGTCAAGTTGTAACTACAGTCACAATTCGGTGTTTTTAAATAACAAAACTGCTCAAATAGGTCTTCCTCCTTTTATTCAATCAATTTTTAAATTTTCTTTTAATTATGAAAATGTTTGTTTAAATGAAAGCACTCATTTCCTAATCACTTCAGAAGATCCTTATGATTCTGTCTTTTGGGATTTTGGAGACGGAACTACATCAAACTTAGAAGAACCGATTCATAATTATTCTCAAGCAGGCATTTACACCGTTAGTTTAACAATGACAATTAATGGCATAGATTATGAGCCTCTAATTAAACAAGTACAAATTGTTGAAGCGCCTCAAGTTATTCAAAATGAATATGAGTTAACCGAATGTGATCTATACGACAATAATAGTAATGACGGCATTACACAATTTAATTTACAATCTGCTAATCCCTATTTAGTTACAAATTCCACGAGTAACTTTAATGTGTTTTATTACAACTCATTAAACGAGGCGATTAATGATATAAATAATACATCTGCATTACCAAATATTTACGAAAACCAATTTAATAACGAATTAATTTATGCTAAGGTAGTAACACCTAATACAAACTGTTACAATATTGTAAATGTTAGATTAAAAACTACTCAAGCTATAAACTTAGGCCAATTTTATTTAGAATCATGTGATATAGACTATACAAACACAGGTCTTTTTAATTTAAATGAAATTAGAAATCAAATTCTAAATACAGTTAATTTACAAGGACAAATAACAATTAATTTTTATGAGAATCTTGATGATGCCTACAATATGACAAACCAATTACCTGATTCTTATGAAGCGAATAACTCAAATATTATTATTGATATTAAAAACAATAATGTTTGTTACGGGACAGGTTTCTTACAATTAACTGTAAACGATTTCCCCTATTTAGAAAATCAAGTTATTGAAGTTTGTGGTTCTAATTACCCAATTACTATAGATTCTGGTATTGATTACAATTTGATTAATGATTATTCATTTTCATGGAATACAAATCAAACTACATCTAATATCAGCATAACTAATCCTGGTAATTATAGTGTTTCTGTGATTAACAACATAACTAATTGTAACAAAATTATAAATATAACAGTAAATAATATAGCTGCACCAATAATACAAGACGTAATAATAGAAGACTATAATATAACTATACTTCTTGACAATTTAAATGAAGATTATCTATTTGCAATCGATGATCCAAATGGAAATTTTCAATCTTCTAATTATTTTGTAAATGTAAGTCCTGGAAATCATACTATTTATATAAAAGATGAATTTAATTGTAATAACCTAAGTATACCTATTAAAGTAATTGGATTTCCTAAATACTTTACTCCTAACAATGATAATATTAATGATTTTTGGAATGTTAAAGGTTTAGATTTAAATAACGGTAATCCAGTTTTATCAATATATAACAGGTTTGGAAAACTAATTTACTCTTTTAACCCTTTAAACAATATAGGTTGGGACGGCACATATAATAATCAATATTTACCTACAGATGATTACTGGTTTTTATTAGAAATCCCTAATAATGAATATTATAGTGGACATTTTACCCTAAAAAGATGA
- a CDS encoding DUF202 domain-containing protein gives MTNNNTDLTTRDWLAIERTKLANERTFLAYFRTFLVILGTGVTIIKLDVFADIRTYGVLLICIAPVILLIGIYRLFRVKNTIRKHYKI, from the coding sequence ATGACTAATAACAATACCGATTTAACCACTAGAGATTGGTTAGCTATAGAACGTACAAAACTAGCTAACGAACGAACTTTTTTAGCCTACTTTAGAACTTTTCTGGTTATTTTAGGTACAGGCGTTACGATTATTAAATTAGATGTATTTGCAGACATTAGAACATATGGTGTTTTACTAATTTGTATTGCTCCAGTAATTTTATTAATTGGTATTTATAGACTTTTTAGAGTTAAAAACACAATTAGAAAACACTACAAAATATAG